The Theileria parva strain Muguga chromosome 1, complete sequence, whole genome shotgun sequence DNA window TTCAcaacaattaatttatagaaAATGAGGGAACTTGAGAACGATCGACTTTCGTTATCTTCGGAAGTATTTGTTTCTTGATTTAATGATCTTTAGATTACTGCAAAGAGACACCAACTTTCAAAATGCCTGACAACAGTACtgagttttatttttacccaCTTTTAGGCCACCAAAAACTATAATCTTATAGTGAAATCGCTATCTGTAGCAGGAATTGATGCAGAAAATTGGAACGAGTTTGACAAATTGATTAAAAAAGTCGACCCTCACTCACTAGAAGACTCGgtattgttaaataatcttattttaattttagaaatcATTTCCTGATGAGTGCTTGAAACTGGCTACTGACATTGTAGTTAACGAAACCTTGACACTGAAGCATGTTAgtttaactaattttaatttaaatatctAGGATTCTGAGCTATCACTTCAAGGAGGAAGTTTGTCTGATTTGAAGAAGACCCTGAAATCACTAGAACAAGTAATGATGTTAGTTTAATGGAATTGTTAGGAAATTGAGGATCTAAGAACAATGGAGTCAGAATTCTCTAATTCTACAGCATTTAATAAGGAAAAATCACACTTAATTTCTGAAAACGAGTACTTAGTCTCGGTACTTCTTTAAACTCATAATTTCTTGATTAGATGATAAAGTCAAATGCGAAGGACCAAAtggttttaaaattaaagtttaCATGTTTTTAGGAGTTGACTAAGCGAGAGATGGAAAACACTAAGAATGATCTCGATTTGGCAAATAAACGCTTAGTGGAGGCAAGATCTCAGGCCAATTCCAGCCTGCAAAAGTACATTAAAGGGCTGAGAGATGTAAGTTATTGactaaataatgtaaaataaaatgtagGTTGTTGAGCAAATAGAAAATTACAAGATGAAGAACTGTAATGCAATCAGAGAGTGagttgttaaaatttaaaatgtaatagGCTAATTGACTTCCAAAGAAAGTCAGCTGAGGAGGTTCTCGAAACCAAATAATatcttttatttaaaatacacggattagttttaattttgttagCATTAGTTTACTCCTCTAGATATATTGGATTTGGTTCCCACCAGGGCAAGAGACTTAGGATGAAGGAAAAGAAAACTTGGTACACAAACTTCTCAAAGTAAGTTGGCTTCTCTCTAGTGTTTTCACATTCACCTGGTTGTGAAACTGGCTGATTTCTTTGAGATAGTTGGTGACCCCGACGGAACAAATCGATCCTATCTCTTAATGACCTGCTACTGCCGCGTGTTGGGGTCTGATCCGAGGTTTCGTTTGGAGCTCTTGCTAAACAACCAttagtttattatatatatattaatgatATATAATACCTCGTAATAATCGGTCTTGAAGGAAGGGGAATTGAACTCTTGAAGTCGCTGGTCTCTGGCGGACAGTACGTGGAGTCTCCTCTTGATCCTAAAACATATTATCTATATTATTCACTTACTGAAATAATTGGTGCAGTACTGCTTCTAGGGGGAACAGCTTGGCCTCGTTCAGGGGTTGGCGGCGTTGGAATATTTGTAACAGTATCTGGTTGTGGTTGTGGTTGTGGTTGTGGTTGAGGTGATTGTGTTTGATCTTGAACTGGAACCTGTTGTCCTAGTTGCTGTTGAGCGTTAtctgaaaattattatttttgtgtaaattaataccTTGATTCAGTTGAATTACGAGAAGAGGCTGAATATTGTCCATGAACTGTAGAAAGTATCTAACAACAGTTTGTGCATTCTGGTTGTTCCTCAAGGTTTGAGAGAGACGTGCCATCAAATCAAAGAAGCCTAAGCAGTACAGAATGTAAATTACTGTCGTGACGATGTAACAGAAGTAAGGTAGTTTTAGAAGGAATATTATGAGCATTGCCTTGATGTAAAATTCTATGCGATATCTTCTCCACAGGGTTCTCAAAAGCTAAATcatcattaaaaattaataaaattaccgAAGTTTCTTGAGTGGATGGCTCTGTAGAAGGCGGTGTTGAGGTTTGACTAGGTCCAGCATCCTCCTCCAAGGGTGTGTTTAAAAAAGCGTCCTTTGATTTCagtaattttttgtataatttgaGCTCTTGAGGTGTAGGATCAGTCCCTTTAATCTTTTTGGAATCTAACATTCCCTTATATTTTTCAAGGAATCTGTTTTGCAAATCATTGAACGTAGACAAACATAGCAGAAATAACATTGACTTGCTTTCATGATTCAGGCCGGAAAGTTTTTCTGAAGATTCCAAAATTTCCTCTTCTTTAAGACTACCAGTGTGGAGTCcctttttatctttatttaaGAGCGGCTTATTCTTGGTGGTATCCATTCTTAATCATTTTCactaatatacaaaaaatagtttaattttaaaatatattaataatgattaaatttaaatttaggccgacatataaattaagtgaatttgattaattataaatattatttatgaaATAATACATAAGTTCAACCCTAAATCAACCCCCCTTAAAACTCAACATTAACATATAAGGTTTCTTACcttaatttttttgttttagttttatttgAATTCGTTTATTAATTCTAGTAGTTTAAACACAGTTTTGTtgtatttttgttttttctTTACTCTTCAGTTTTAGTTACACTTCTGAAATGTTCATGTATAATAGGAGTAGTTCTTTCATTTTCAAGAACCTATCTTTCAAAAGagtaaatttgtttaaaaacCCGAAGATTTCTTGCGGAAATAAGTCTTTTTACTCCAACATTACCGATAACAGGCTGAAAAGTTCCTTGGAATCCATTAAATTTAccagtaaaataaaaagtgGCCTTATTTTTCCAAGATATGACCAAATCAACAATTTTTTGAATAGATATAATATCGCTCTAGTTTCCCAATCCTTGACTTTCTCAACTACTTCCTCCAATACCATTGAACTTACCTCAGATGATGAAGTCCCAGGTTTGTAGCTAGCCATTGgatttacacaattttcaACTTCAAACACTGTCATTAATAACTTTACAGAAACGACTGATGAGGCAATACCGGTGGAGTCGAAAGTTTGTATATCTGAAACCGAATGCAGTTCTAAAGACAATGCAGATGTAATTTGTAACTTTAAAGGCCATCCTCAAATAGGAAAGGAGTACGGATCTGTGTATACCAAACATGAGCCTACAATGTTTGGTGACTGGTCCCACATGGGTCGCGTTACTgacttttaattttatgcagtttataattatatatatttataaaattagttagtttaaaattttacaaatttatacagTAGTTTTGAGGTTGTGTTTATTCGATTCTTGTAGAATTCAAGCTCTAGATTACcaaaacattttatttcaaCCAGGAATGTAGATGGGAATAGATCCTCTTTGTCTTCCTAAAACACTTTCATTTTAAGTTTACTTACCATGTGACGCATTACAGATATCTGGACATAATTGTTAGAGCCATAATTTATATGAAAAACTTCACTAGAAACATTTTGTTTTTTGGATAACCTGAAGTATATTGATGAGAATGTTAAATACTTGAAGCCCAAGGACGGTATTACGTCAACGATATCTGCATGCACCAACATTGAATTAACAGTCTTTACTGTCAAATTATCAGGATCAGTCACGCCAGGAACTCCCTCAATTTCACGCAGAGTACTAAACAGATAAATTTAAGGCTTAAAAAACCATTTCTCAATCATGTTGTACGGTTTTATGTGAACTAAAACCTCATAGTGTTTTATAGTATCGTCGAAAAACTCTGATCTGCtgaaattaactaaaatgaaattattaaagtCATTGGATACTATTGTTTGAAGATTGTTGTTTGTCCTTGACGAACAGATAACGAACGTATTCGTGTGATGTGTGAGCATCAGAGAGGTTCTTTAGAGTGTttataaaatcaaaataTAGGCTAGAACTATTGAATTCACCTTGAGAATCAGAAGGTTCTAATCAAATTAGACTAAAAAACAAACTTACTTTCATCTTTGAAAATTCcatatttagtatattcATTCAATAAAGTGCCAGAATCTAGAGTGAAATGTTTAGAGAATTTGCCACCAGAAACATGTAATAAACTCAGCAGTTCATCATCGGAGTTTACTTCGGGTTCATTTCccatattttaaacaaagaAGGTAGGAAAATGTGTACaggattaaaatttatctaaaatgTGTGggatataaatttaaaaatattaaaaatagtaaCAGAATCAAAAggattattaattaaaatacagATAAGAGTTTAAATCACAAGGAAATAAAGCTTTAAAACTAAGATTAATGGTAAGAAAGAAAAGTTATTCCTAAACACTCCTAAAAGCCTTCCTTAAAAGTATCACAAAGAATAAACCCAAATAGAAGATACATTAAGCAAACCTTAACTgtataaagaataaaaaatttaattataacatCTAAATAAAAGCAGATAAAAGTAGTTTATATCATGGGGTGTAAAAACCATTATTTAGTATCATTCCCACcgattttatattaattatttcataaTTCTAAATTAGAATTATCTTTTTAACCAATCTCTGGTTATTGTTGGAGAAATATATTTCTGTTTGTTGTTTCCGTAACAAGATGTACATAAGACCAATAACTCTGGTTTACTTTTCTTTTTTGTATACcttttaaatttcaaattaattaatctTTGTTCGCATATGTCCGGTATTAACTTATCCGGATTCCTAGTCtgatataatatttaaatctaTTTCAAAACTAATTCTCTTTTAAGTTTTGTATTTCATGAAATTCTGGTAAATTtctcaaaaataattatgaaGTGTTTTGAGGCTCAGTATATCTAGGATCCTATTTGATCTAACAGTTTTAGAGTCAATTTGATACAAACATGTCGACGGAATCACTGGTACTTCCCTCCCTCCATAGAGGAGAAGTTCTTCTCACACCAGAAGACGCAATGAAACTTAACAAGGATTTGGAAAAGTCAAATTATAGGTTCGAGGTTATTTTTGAGGTCTACAACCCCCCAAAAATACCTCCAAAGAAGCCAAAATCTGTGGAACTACACCTTCGCTCTAAATCCCATTCACTTGGAGATGAATACACGCCCTCCAGATCAACGAAAAAGCGCATTATCTCGAAACAGGAATCTTCTCTAAGGTTCGACTCTTTTGGAAATAACTCCGGCGAATATTTTGAAAAGAGGTCCTCAAGACCGAGGAAACAGACGTTTAGTTTCACCGATGATTTGTATGATGAACCCTCTAATTTCGCATATTCAGAACCCTATAAGCCTGAAAAATCTAAACCAAATAAGACTTCTTCACAAAAATCATCACAAAAGGACAATAAGCCCGTTAAAATCCTCTACAGAACGGTCCCAATCTCGACGAAACACCTACCTAAACTACCCAAGAATACCTGGGAATACTCCTGTTATCGCATCCTCCAGATGATCAAGTACATGGACACAGATAAGTGGTTTTGGTACCCAGTGGATCCAGTTGTGGATGGAGTGCCAGACTACTTGACTGTGATTAAGCGTCCAATGGATTTTCACACGATTACCGAGAGATTACACACAAAGCACTATTCAAGTCCTTACGGCTGGCAAACAGATATGCgtcaaatattttacaacgCGTTTCTGTTTTACCCACCCGAAAACATCATTTGCCAAGCAGCTCGGACACTGTCACTGGCTCTTGAGAATAAACTTAAGTCGTCCAGGTACATTAACCCTGACGAGTTTTACTTAACATTGTCAATGGATCCAGCCAAGTTGAGAGAGGAAATAGAAAATTTATACGCCCCGAGGAGTAGGAAAGCCTATGATGCGTGGGTAGCACCAGTTCAAACACTGGAAGACCGAAGGTCTAAAAAGAGATTTGGACGTCTTGGAAGATTAGATGAGGATAACTACACAGATCTCGACTCTATTGACACCTCAGGTGACTTCACAGACGACGACGAGTACGTGAACTTGAATTCAAAATATTCCAAAAAGAAGACGATTAGACCAGATAGAGGGTTGAGACAAGATAGATCGAGAGCTGAGTCAGGAATGAGAAGACGGAAACCAGCTAAATTTGGAGCAACAATGTTTGGTTCTGAAGAGATCCCACAGTATGGGTTAGTACCCCAACCACCAACAATACAGAAAATGCTAAATGATAAACCACTGACACTTTCACAGCAAAAAACACTCCAGGCTAATATGTTCAGACTTGCACCAAACCAGCGCAAAGCAGCCTTAGAGCTAGTCCAGGATGAGCTTGGCATCCTGGCCGACAACCATAAAGACGATCCTCAGTTCTTTTTCGATACAGATTTGCTATCAATTGAGAGGCAAAAGCAGTTCTTCACGTACGTAAACCAAATGGCCAAGACTAACGTGGAACACATGATTAAGAGTGATAAGGCAAAGGTTGCAAAGCAAGCCTCAGACGTTAGGATCATGAGCAGGCCAGAGAAGTTCAGAACCCCTTCAGGAATGTTCAGTGACTCTTCGAGCACTTCATCGATTTCTGACGTCGCTTCTAATTTGCTAAGTTCTGATGATTTCTTTAGCTCTTCAGATTCTGAAAATGAAATTGTTCCTGAAAAACCTGTCAGAACAGACAGTCAAAAAGGTATGTTTGctttatttaaattaaaaatttatttagatACTGGATTGCCCGAATACTTGCCTGTGGATGAATTTGAGGGAGATAAACACCACCTGAGTGAAGGAATAATGGGAAACCACGCGGACTTCCTAGGGAAGATCGAAACCCCCAGCGAGAGTGACGTAAGTTTATATAGGAACCTATCTCTTCAGAACATGTCAACCAGCGGCAAAAAAACTGCTTGGATGGACTGGAAGGGCCAGGCGATACACCACCGCGACGTGGCTCAGCAGACTGGAGTGCCTCCCAGAAACGAGGATGAGCAAATCGCAGAGAGTTTTGACGCAAGAATCTAGTGTAGAATTTAGTGTAAAAActagtataaaaatttactcCTTGTGTTAATATGTTAATCTAACTTTATGTAGTTTAAGAATGAGATTAGaacattaaattagtttaataattaaaatttacaagttTTGTACTACTGCTTTTCTGTTACGCTCTTTATATTCATCGAGGGCAATATCTTCCCAATCTAAACAAGGTTATCGTGTTAAAACATACCGTCAGAAACGTTTTCCTCAACCAGCTTCTTTAGTTTGGATATTGATCCGGCAGGGTCAAGTCCTTTGGGACAGACTTTAGTGCAGTTGAGGATACCATGGCATCTATAAAGCTTCATGGTATCATTCACTTCAACTAAACGTTCAGTTGTATACTCGTCCCTGCTATCGGCAATCCATCTGTAAGCCTAagaaatatatattttttggaaaaaaataaaattaaaaaacaaaCCTGCATTAGAGCAGCTGGTCCCAAGTAATGTTCAGGGTTCCACCAGTACGATGGACAGGATGTAGAACAGCAAGCACAGAGAATacactaaaattatttttgtggataataaacaaaaacAAAATACCTCGTAAAGCCCGTCAAGCTTCTGTCTGTCCTCTCTGGACTGGTAATACTCCTTATCTCCCTCCTAAAAATCATAAAACTTCAGAAAGTACCTTTGGAGTCTTCCTCTTCAACCAGGGCTCAACGCTCCTGTACTGTTCATAGAAGTTGGTCAGATCCGGAACCAGATCCTTGAGAACGTACATCCCTGGGAGTGGCTGGATTTCCACAGTACCCATAGAGGCCTGTTTTTCTATATCCATGAGGCAGGCCAGGCCGTTTTCTCCATTAATGTTCATTGCACAGCTGCCGCAAATGCCTTCTCGACAGCTTCTGCGGAATGTGAGTGTACTATCctgtaaaaatttaatgtgaataaaaatttaaataccATCTCgttttttatctttattagAGCGTCGAGGATCATGGGCCCACACTCGTTAGTGTCGACGGTGTAGGTTTGCATCCTCGGCTTCTCCTTACTGTTTGGAGTGTACCTGAAGACGGAGAAATTGACATTTTTGGGGCTCAAAACAGGCAATGTTTTGAAAATCACACCAAATCTACTAGTAGCCATTacattgttaaattatcacAAATGAAGGGAAAATATACACCACATAATATTCTAAATCCTGTAAATacttattaaattaaagaaTCCTCTTAATGTGTTTCATTAAAACTGTTTAGAGTATATTGAGAATCGGTTTACCCACGAATCAAGATCCTTAACTGAGTAATTCACGTTCTTCAGTTTCCGTCCCTATGTTTCATAATCTGGGCTAAAACTTACAAATTCTGATATTTCTTCAACACCTTTATTCTGCGTATACGATGAACATATTAAAACTTCGTTAATATcctaaataattattttttgttttgaTCTTGAACTTACAGTTTCCATCTTCATGATTcctataaatttaaacaccTTCTCTAACCTCTCTAATACTGCCTTCCTTGTTTCCTTACATCTTGTTAGCATGTTTAAAACAAGAATTCCATGATTTTCAGTCAACAGCTCACTGATTTTATTCAACACTTCATCTTCTAGGAACAACGGGTTCGGTGACATCAGGGTTCCAGATTTTAAGTTCTTTTCCTCCATCGAATCCTCTGTGTTGTTTATATCCAAAATCACAGCTGAATACTTTCTCGGAGTATTACGAGCATAGCTCAGTGCATCTCCTTTGATGTGTAAAACCctagaattattatttagtagTTCAGAATTGAGTGAATCCTTCAAGTCTAGAACATTTTCAGGCGAGTATCCAAAGTACTTCTCAGCCACCTCCAGAACCGCTTCATCTAGCTCCACAACttctatattattatccacAAAATCACACAGAATGTTTGTCAATACCCCTGCACCTATAACAGTTCTAATTCAAATGATTGTTACTAACCTCCACCTAGGATCAGAATAGCTTCCTCAGACTTGAGAAATGCCATTGAAAGTGTTATTGCTATGTGATACTCGTTGTTAAAGTGATTGAAAAGGAACTTTGGATTTGAATTTTCTTCGTAGTATGTTATTTCAGACTGTATAACTTGTGGGTTTGACGAGAAGATCATCTGTCTAGAGTACAACTTGTTCTCATTATGCTTACGATCTTCATTGTAAAGATCACGAACTATGATTTTCCCGCAATGTCTAGATGGTACTTCACACACCCATCTTCTTATTTTACATGACTCGCCCACCTTCATTATGGTCACACCACTTGCTGAGTCTAGCGAGAAGTTATCCAGAGCTTCAGTGAGATTACTCTTAATATACTCCATCACCTGGTCATCACTGTATGATTCAAGtgggttaattttaagcAGGTTTGATATATTCTTCACGTACTTAAGCCAGATTAGCAAGATCCTACTAGCATTAGCGCTTTCTGAAagctaaaaattattaaaacttACTAAAACTAACCTCTTGGTTCCCCTCCACTGATGAATACAACCACAGGTGCTCATGaccctaaaataatttaatacatattaatttaataaatagaaGTGAActaaataacaatttataaattggCAAATGgtgttaaataataccGCTGGAACTATAATACATGCATTCTCGCGTTTGTTCTTCACTTTTGAGTCGTAGACCACAACTGTGAAACAGGTATCACTTTGATTGCTTGGGAAAATATCAAAGGCGAGTCTTCTTCCTGGAGTATGTTTCTTAATTGTGGGCCCCAAATAAAGCGCCGTTTTTGCCATTTTTACCTtctctaaaattaattatacttatCTAATCTTTCTTACTTAAAAGTTGTCCTAGTTCAAAGTACTCACAAGGCATATTAGGCATATCTACCATCTTGCATTGCTTTCTCTCAATTTTGTCTCCTTTATCAAACTTGTATATTGAATACATGAACTGGATCATGTGTGCCTTTCTATCAGATTCACTAAACAGTGGGTAAATATCTATGAACAGGTCCTTCATTAGCATGTTTCTGATCAGCTCAGTAACAACATAGTCCTGTGATACTGATATGATTATGAAAACATCGTCGCAGTTCATCATGTTCAATGTATTTTCCAGGTACGCTTTGGATCTTGATCTTATCAATTCTCTTGACTCACTATCATCTATTGATATGAATGCGTCCATAAAGGCCTTATCCACTATGATTTTTGGTATATTtgggtattttttattcagCATTACTCCGAAATCGATGTATTCCTTTTTCGAAACATCGACGTTTAAGAAAATGCCCCTACCATTACTCTTAGCTTTCATCTCATCTAGCACTTGTTGTGAGAAGTCAAGGTTATACACTGTCTTGAACCCATCCTCAATGAGTACTTCTGAGAGGTTAGAATTTCCACAACCCACATTGACAACGAT harbors:
- a CDS encoding Bromodomain protein; translated protein: MSTESLVLPSLHRGEVLLTPEDAMKLNKDLEKSNYRFEVIFEVYNPPKIPPKKPKSVELHLRSKSHSLGDEYTPSRSTKKRIISKQESSLRFDSFGNNSGEYFEKRSSRPRKQTFSFTDDLYDEPSNFAYSEPYKPEKSKPNKTSSQKSSQKDNKPVKILYRTVPISTKHLPKLPKNTWEYSCYRILQMIKYMDTDKWFWYPVDPVVDGVPDYLTVIKRPMDFHTITERLHTKHYSSPYGWQTDMRQIFYNAFLFYPPENIICQAARTLSLALENKLKSSRYINPDEFYLTLSMDPAKLREEIENLYAPRSRKAYDAWVAPVQTLEDRRSKKRFGRLGRLDEDNYTDLDSIDTSGDFTDDDEYVNLNSKYSKKKTIRPDRGLRQDRSRAESGMRRRKPAKFGATMFGSEEIPQYGLVPQPPTIQKMLNDKPLTLSQQKTLQANMFRLAPNQRKAALELVQDELGILADNHKDDPQFFFDTDLLSIERQKQFFTYVNQMAKTNVEHMIKSDKAKVAKQASDVRIMSRPEKFRTPSGMFSDSSSTSSISDVASNLLSSDDFFSSSDSENEIVPEKPVRTDSQKDTGLPEYLPVDEFEGDKHHLSEGIMGNHADFLGKIETPSESDNMSTSGKKTAWMDWKGQAIHHRDVAQQTGVPPRNEDEQIAESFDARI
- the Sdhb gene encoding succinate dehydrogenase and fumarate reductase iron-sulfur protein; its protein translation is MATSRFGVIFKTLPVLSPKNVNFSVFRYTPNSKEKPRMQTYTVDTNECGPMILDALIKIKNEMDSTLTFRRSCREGICGSCAMNINGENGLACLMDIEKQASMGTVEIQPLPGMYVLKDLVPDLTNFYEQYRSVEPWLKRKTPKEGDKEYYQSREDRQKLDGLYECILCACCSTSCPSYWWNPEHYLGPAALMQAYRWIADSRDEYTTERLVEVNDTMKLYRCHGILNCTKVCPKGLDPAGSISKLKKLVEENVSDDWEDIALDEYKERNRKAVVQNL
- the Mettl13 gene encoding Spermine/spermidine synthase family protein, which translates into the protein MDILPTNVSSFRTASYWNQFYSNPKLENFEWYTDIKNILPIFHKCILERDCLSKNVSKQNFKDSIVVNVGCGNSNLSEVLIEDGFKTVYNLDFSQQVLDEMKAKSNGRGIFLNVDVSKKEYIDFGVMLNKKYPNIPKIIVDKAFMDAFISIDDSESRELIRSRSKAYLENTLNMMNCDDVFIIISVSQDYVVTELIRNMLMKDLFIDIYPLFSESDRKAHMIQFMYSIYKFDKGDKIERKQCKMVDMPNMPCEYFELGQLLKKVKMAKTALYLGPTIKKHTPGRRLAFDIFPSNQSDTCFTVVVYDSKVKNKRENACIIVPAGHEHLWLYSSVEGNQELSESANASRILLIWLKYVKNISNLLKINPLESYSDDQVMEYIKSNLTEALDNFSLDSASGVTIMKVGESCKIRRWVCEVPSRHCGKIIVRDLYNEDRKHNENKLYSRQMIFSSNPQVIQSEITYYEENSNPKFLFNHFNNEYHIAITLSMAFLKSEEAILILGGGAGVLTNILCDFVDNNIEVVELDEAVLEVAEKYFGYSPENVLDLKDSLNSELLNNNSRVLHIKGDALSYARNTPRKYSAVILDINNTEDSMEEKNLKSGTLMSPNPLFLEDEVLNKISELLTENHGILVLNMLTRCKETRKAVLERLEKVFKFIGIMKMETDINEVLICSSYTQNKGVEEISEFGRKLKNVNYSVKDLDSWVNRFSIYSKQF
- a CDS encoding putative integral membrane protein, producing the protein MDTTKNKPLLNKDKKGLHTGSLKEEEILESSEKLSGLNHESKSMLFLLCLSTFNDLQNRFLEKYKGMLDSKKIKGTDPTPQELKLYKKLLKSKDAFLNTPLEEDAGPSQTSTPPSTEPSTQETSLLRTLWRRYRIEFYIKAMLIIFLLKLPYFCYIVTTVIYILYCLGFFDLMARLSQTLRNNQNAQTVVRYFLQFMDNIQPLLVIQLNQDNAQQQLGQQVPVQDQTQSPQPQPQPQPQPDTVTNIPTPPTPERGQAVPPRSSTAPIISDQEETPRTVRQRPATSRVQFPFLQDRLLRARAPNETSDQTPTRGSSRSLRDRIDLFRRGHQLSQRNQPVSQPGECENTREKPTYFEKFVYQVFFSFILSLLPWWEPNPIYLEE